TCCATCGTGCTGCTCCACTGCTCCAATAATGACAAACTGAAGTTATCACATATCGTCTATTGATGCAGTTGAAGCTCTGTTTTACCTTTAGCTTCTGGGATAATATTCTGGGATAGCAAACACCAACCAAACAAAGCTAACTAAAGCTAAAGTGTTAGCttacattcattaaaatgtatcttgtgCTAACAATAACTCAAGTATTGTTAACTGAAATGTTAGTTAGCATGAACTCAAATGTTAACTAATGATAACTTAAATGTTAGTTAGCATGAACTTAAAttttagctaacgttaactaaTAATGAAGAGCCTGCCCTCAATGTTATGGCCGACATTTGGGTGCAGGAAGTTCGTATTGACTGCACTTCCTATTCAGGGGAAATTGTCCAGATGGTGCTTTTTGGCTAAAACTCATTTTTGACACAGGACCTCTTTATTAGACATCTGAGTCCTTTAACATtgaatacttgagtaaaagcaTCTTTTTCCAAATAAACCAGCTGCACCAGACCAGCTACATTTAACAAATCACTTACATTTGTTACGAGACATTATTAATTAGCCATTAATGAAGCTATTAGTTACAACTTAGAAAGGCTATTGTATTAGAAAACGGTTATTATGGTCAGTCCTCCATTCCCCGCTGAGCtcagcttttgttttcctcGTGGGGACTGACGAGGTCAGAACCCAAACGCTGAACAACTTTTACATTCATCTCaccttctctgtttttttagaaaattaAAGTTTACGTCAGGCCACAACCAATCAGCAGCAAACTTATCTGACTCAGCCACTGTGTGAATGGCCTTTGGGTTTAACATTTACCgtattttatatgaaaaaggccaaactaaacagaaataataaaaaatatacaaactCCTCCACCATGATTTCCCCTTTATATTAGTTTGATTTGTAAGAATTTGTCTGATCAGCTTAAAACCAGTCTcccctgttgttttttctggtgCAGTATTTCTTGGCGATAATCACTGAACCTGCCACCGCTGCTGCCAGTATCCCACCCCCGACACATCCCAGTGCAGTTACGACCACTGTTGTCACCGGAGCAGTAACAGCAAGATACCCAAACGGACCTCCGACCAGAACTCCAACAAAAGTAGCAATGTATAAAAAGGCTAGCctgcctttcttttctttcttttgtacCTGTTGTTTGAATAAGGCCTCTTCAGCCTCTCTGAGCATCTCTTCAGTGTAGCATCTTTCTTTATTTGCCTGAACCCTTTTGGTAATCTTCTTCAGCAACTCAGGGACTTTATTGAATTCCTTGGCATCTTCTTCGTCATCTTTGAAAAAGGCATGGTAACCCCACTTGCACTTAATGATGAGGTCGAGGAGATTGTTATTTGACCGAATAaagtttttcatttcctctttaatttccctttcattcttatctttttttttttctaccttggTGATCAAGACCATAGTGTAATCCCATATGTTTTTGCCAAAAGTGTCGCAAATGATTtccaacattttcatttctcctGCAGCGAATTTATCTTCCGCATCCAGCACAATCAGGAAGACGTTAGGATCGGCAAGTGAGATGGATCTCTTGATCTCTGCCAAaaactcttcttttctctcatttcgCCTCAAACCCGGAGTATCAACAACCGTCACCTCTTggttttttataacttttgttttcttcttgcaCGTCGTTGTAGCAGAGTCTACATCCTCTGTTATGGGAAATAGAGTTTCATCACCCAGGATGGTGTTTCCTGAAGAACTCTTCCCAACGCCGACCTTCCCAAGCAGTACGATCCTCAGGTCTGGCTTTTTACCTGTTGGAATAATTCAGAGGCGTTAGTtatgtcaaacacacagatcTATCAAGTTGTTCATCTAAAGGAGCAGTTCGACACCTTTTGGCAAAGAGTCAGATGTTCATATTGACACCACTCACATGTCTGTGCAgtcaatatgaagctacagccaagagcctgttagcctagcttagcataaagactggaaacaggaggagaCTGCAAGCCTGTCTGAAGGTAACAGAATCCACCTATAGGTGGTTGATGTGTTATATCCATCCAAAGGCATCAACACCTCAAACATGGCCAAGTTCAGTGACTTGAATTAGCCGCGGTGACACCTAGCTGACAGCTAGCGACCTGAGACCTGTCACTCAGACGGCCACGCCTCAATAATGGCTAACTTTAAGCCTCAATATAATTGAAATGGATGAGTTTTATGGACCACCCCCCGTACAGGTGTAATGACAGGACATTGGCTGTAGAGACCAAAACCGTTTTTGTACCGGGCTGTAAACATCATTATTTCTGCTGTTGAGCATTTAACATGGACGTCTATGGGGACTGACTTGCTTGTGGCACCTCTAGTGTCCATTTGATGAACTACAATTTGTTGTCACTTCTGCTTCATTTTTCAGGTGAGGTTGCTGCTTGATTATATCTGGTTTGTTTGATTCCAacattttgtggtttttaaTGGGTTatgtgtcagtttttttttaaagtgtgtaaagacacataaaatacaaatgaataaattaccCAACTGCAAATTTTAAGCAGcatgtatatgtacatgtattcATGAGTAAATTATTAGGGGGATTTCCTGATTTTAGGGGGATTTCCAGATTTTTGAGCTAAGCCACTCCCCCTGAAAGTGTCTGTGGACAACCCGGATGTGTTTGGCCTGCAGCCATCTGCTATGGAGTGTGAGGTTGTATTGGCCAGTAAAGGGGACGTCCCACCAACATTTGAACAGTGATTATATTAAACTAACTAACTCATGCAGGCTGTCACAACAATTTACATAGCAATGCAATACCAAAGTAATAAACTAAAGTAAATCAATAACTCCCATGcacttaaatattgttttgcattatGATTTTTGTAAGGAAGTTAAACAAATCATAATTTTCTCTCTAATATGTACTTCATattactgtgaaaacatcttcaactTTAAcgagtttctcaccaaaaactacaagattacatgtgaacatcATGATAAAGTTTTTCGCCCAatggatttttttgtcaaatagaGCCTTAATGCTTCATAATGTAAATCAGTAGCACCTCCCGATAAAGTGAGATATAAGCTTCATGCAGGACTGATCTGTTTACAGGATGATAACATCTAATTAACAAGCTCTCCTGTCGATTTCTCTTTTTGCATAGAGAACGCCTGAAAGCAATTTCTTCATATTcggcacaaacgtccaccttATGACGTCAAGGATGAATAGACTATAATTTAGTGTTCAAAGTAAATTATCAGGGTGACCTAACAAAATACGCATAATTATTAtgctaataataacaatttcacacaaatgtttaaaaggATAAAGTTATGagggtttgacattttggaaagacatGGATATAAACTGCAATGCTGTAATTCTAGTTTTTTTAGCAGCaggtgaagtcaaagcttcatgtcttaaagctgcattctctctcctgtccaccagggggcgacgcctctggttgtatagaagtctatgagaaaatgactctacttctctcttgatttattccctcagtaaacattgtaaacatgagtttatggtctcaatctctagtttcaagtcttcttcaatacagcatgatgttcatttagtaaattatggtcttacaactttaatattttaatatgtttttcacattttggtcttattcagcatttggTGAGGAGTCTATGAATTTGTAacacaatatgaaacatataATATTGACCTTAGAGACAAAAAGCTCCTACATTCTACTTCAGTTCACTGTAGTATGttttaatggaaacattttgaactagataaatatcaaatatataattGCTTTGTTGATGAATAGAATCCAAAACaagaaattcattttatttgtactgtACTAAAGTAAAGCAGGCAACACCTGATCACTTCTAACATTCCTCATGGTTGACTGTTTGCTTGCAgctatcaaaagtaaaaatgccCCCATCTTCACATTCAGTCATAACATTTGGGCTAAAATACCTGAACCTCTTCAGGATGTCAACTAAGATGCCTCTCCTACTAAACTTACAAACTACAATGAATTCATCACATTCAGAAACAAACCATTTGTATAACATCACCTCTGTCCATGAATAATGTCAATGTTCACACTAAACCAAGTTGTTACCAGTAAACATTTGCTTTGGCTGCTATTTGTCATTAAACCTGTCTGTATCTAGAACCATAACTTAAGGAAACTGTCATtattaaacactttattatttgtatttaatagcAATATGCAATCCAAAAGTCCTGTTTGTGACAAATTtcataagtaaaaacaaacaaatgcagaatCAAGTCTGtgtgttacaaaaataaatccctAAACAAGTGAAATCCAAACCTCACTCTTGATGTGTGACATAAAAGTTGAGActatgataatattaataataaacatgaaccTCCAGAGTTGTGGATGTcagttaaattaatatatattaagttTTAAAGTCCTGGTCTCAGTGAGAAATGTATCTGCAAACACTGATTTAACTGTTCTAGAAACTTATCTTTCACTCAGATATTGTCtctaaaatgctaaaaacatctttattttttttaaattaaaactaaaagacagattatatcaaaataaattcacattGACCCAGAATAGaggtttagaaaataaatagctGTGTACTATAGAATAAATATAGGCTACTTACCATTCTTCAGAAGGTGACTGTCATCCTTTCTCTTGGGAAAACAGCTCATTTTTGAGGTCTTGTCTCTGTCGATGTCTTGTTCTGACTGTTTACATTTCCATCTCATCATTTTATATCTTAGCCTGCTTCTGGTTCCCTCCCCTGAAATACACATCACCTGTTTTCTGGCTGGGAGCTGGCCAGTCACAAGCTAAATTGTGTCTGAAAGCAACAAATCAGGGGGCTGAGCTCAAGTACATTTAGTAGAGTAGAATTCCACAGGTTTACCTGCTCAGCAATGACAGAAAGAACTCTTCAGTTAAGttcataaaaagataaaatgaagAAATCCCCACAATACTAGACAATCCATCATCATGTTGTGCAGATAGTTTAAGAGGTAAAAGTACAGGATTTCAGAAGACCAGAACCACAGAACAGGtaattaaagaacattttggaCACGCTTTTTCACCCTGTTGTAAAGAGTTGGAGGTTCAGATTGATACCACTGTATATTCTGtatagtaaatataacattgcagctggttagcctagcttagcatagagactggaaacaagtgttagggattcagtagcaaaggacccactagcagacacacagctcttggttcagagtagatttaTTTCCATCAACAGCCAATGGGATTCTTCCATTGGATTCTggattattacagaaaataatctctttgtcaaacaaacgtttatgattcTTACAGGATTTGTTcatcaagataatcttcacaaatgaacaccacttgaTTTTCAGAttgccaaaaacaaaaggatGTTATAGTCAAAACAGCCAAATCTGATTGGTTTACAGCTTTTTGTCTTCCTCAAACCTGGACCAATATTTTAGGAGAACTGATGAAACACACTGCcagttacattttaatgttcattttaaagatgtgtCCTTTATGGGGGCATTGTGTTTCCTTCTTAATGTATTTAGCGTCACAGATTAGTactttataaatgtaatttctaaTACTACAGTGTTCGATTTCAAGACCTGTAGTCTGGTTTCCAACGTAACTATCATTTGTATCAAATATCAATGAGCAGCTGGGAGAAAACTGGAAGAAGCACTAGTTTAGCATACGACCTATTTCAAATTCAACCCACTAATTGTAAAGTGTGTTTCACTATGTTTTAGAAGACAGGAGCTTCAGCTGAGTTTTAACTCCATTTAGAATAATCAGCAGcattcttaaaatgttttgtttccatcACAGAATCGACAGCTGCTTTTGCAATTTCATCCC
This genomic window from Anoplopoma fimbria isolate UVic2021 breed Golden Eagle Sablefish chromosome 11, Afim_UVic_2022, whole genome shotgun sequence contains:
- the LOC129098208 gene encoding GTPase IMAP family member 4-like, whose amino-acid sequence is MSCFPKRKDDSHLLKNGKKPDLRIVLLGKVGVGKSSSGNTILGDETLFPITEDVDSATTTCKKKTKVIKNQEVTVVDTPGLRRNERKEEFLAEIKRSISLADPNVFLIVLDAEDKFAAGEMKMLEIICDTFGKNIWDYTMVLITKVEKKKDKNEREIKEEMKNFIRSNNNLLDLIIKCKWGYHAFFKDDEEDAKEFNKVPELLKKITKRVQANKERCYTEEMLREAEEALFKQQVQKKEKKGRLAFLYIATFVGVLVGGPFGYLAVTAPVTTVVVTALGCVGGGILAAAVAGSVIIAKKYCTRKNNRGDWF